In Sebaldella termitidis ATCC 33386, one DNA window encodes the following:
- a CDS encoding DEAD/DEAH box helicase, translating into MKDLDIELNKNKLYRGSIPSFLSDGKNKKIIYISTSNRNLENYHYSLDKDYKGNLNLFENISSNAEDMVGININLLNILKNDKEYLMLVNLQIALSSFFEDIRKEEFQVGKTYSIKEISDFLTENNYDYNYMLEKKGEWSKRGDIVDIFPPSYENPVRMEFFDDELESIRFFDIDTQKSISKTDRIEIYSNIPQEGRFEFIELLDEIKAEDVLVYLENDELIEYKIEEYILLNRDNEDQIRKRYTNLLEKGEIINLMNFSHEQLKTFQDKDKLIKLSEKADVEIHTLNTKKLKEVYKGTKIKVVEEELLEGYIADGKFVLTERELDGVVVQKKVNTKKQIKYKDLNQIREDDYVIHEQYGVGKYKGIEQMNNRDYLKIKYADEDILFIPIEHLDRLEKYISYGEEPKVYKLGTKGFKYKKKKLEEEIRAFAEELVKIQAIRASNQGFVYSKDTVWQEEFEEEFPFVETEDQKRAIEDVKNDMESDKIMDRVICGDVGYGKTEVAMRAAFKAIVDGKQVALLTPTTILAEQHYERFKQRFSKYPMTIENLSRLSDTKKVREILHKLETGVLDMVIGTHRILSEDVKFKNLNLLIIDEEQKFGVKSKEKLKKKREKIDILTLTATPIPRTLNLTLLGIRDISVIETPPVNRVPIETIIEEQGLDIKRAVLKELARDGQIFYIYNNVKFMEDKMKELKSQLPEFVKIDYIHGQLPPKLIKERIKKFENGEYDILMATTIIENGIDISNVNTIFIENFDKLGLSQVYQLRGRVGRSNRQSYCYLIKSLISTKKSKKREETFDNIEDATASGMQLSLEDLKIRGAGEILGEKQHGTIETFGYDLYVKMLRKEIEIQKGTYVEAAPDVNIELKDKGFIPDSYIEADEKLNIYKRFIMLNNEKDLAGLLDEVKDRFGKFPEDFERFVDYMRLKIFAQNNNIKKLREKDNMIEIEFSKNISQEHINVLLLEDSKLNRKTLKINKNKLLKKIT; encoded by the coding sequence ATGAAAGATTTAGATATAGAATTAAATAAGAATAAACTCTATAGAGGAAGCATCCCTTCATTTTTATCAGATGGTAAAAATAAGAAAATAATATATATTTCCACATCTAACCGTAATCTGGAAAATTATCATTACTCTCTTGATAAAGATTACAAAGGAAACCTGAATTTATTTGAAAATATATCCAGCAATGCTGAAGATATGGTAGGGATAAACATAAACCTGCTGAATATTCTGAAAAACGATAAAGAATATCTGATGCTGGTAAATCTGCAGATAGCGTTAAGTTCGTTTTTTGAGGATATCAGGAAAGAGGAATTTCAGGTGGGAAAAACATACAGCATAAAGGAGATATCTGATTTTCTCACAGAAAATAACTATGATTATAATTATATGCTGGAAAAAAAGGGCGAGTGGAGCAAAAGAGGAGATATAGTGGATATCTTCCCGCCAAGCTATGAAAATCCTGTAAGAATGGAATTTTTTGATGATGAGCTGGAAAGCATAAGATTTTTTGATATAGATACCCAAAAGTCAATATCAAAAACAGATAGAATAGAAATATACTCTAATATCCCCCAAGAGGGGCGTTTTGAGTTTATAGAGCTGCTTGATGAAATAAAGGCCGAAGATGTACTTGTGTATCTTGAAAATGACGAGCTGATAGAATACAAGATAGAGGAGTACATTTTGCTGAACAGGGACAATGAAGATCAAATAAGAAAAAGATATACGAATCTTCTGGAAAAAGGTGAAATCATAAATCTGATGAATTTTTCCCATGAACAGCTAAAGACTTTTCAGGATAAAGATAAGCTTATAAAGCTTTCCGAAAAAGCAGATGTGGAAATTCACACATTAAATACGAAAAAATTAAAGGAAGTATATAAAGGAACAAAGATAAAGGTCGTGGAAGAAGAGCTTCTGGAAGGGTATATTGCAGACGGAAAATTTGTTCTTACAGAAAGAGAGCTTGACGGAGTAGTAGTACAAAAAAAAGTAAATACTAAAAAACAGATAAAATATAAGGATCTGAACCAGATAAGAGAAGATGATTATGTAATACATGAACAGTACGGAGTAGGGAAGTACAAAGGGATAGAACAGATGAACAACAGGGATTATCTGAAAATCAAGTATGCAGACGAGGATATACTATTTATACCTATAGAGCATCTGGACAGACTGGAAAAATATATTTCCTACGGGGAAGAGCCAAAGGTATATAAGCTGGGAACCAAAGGATTCAAGTATAAGAAAAAGAAGCTGGAAGAAGAAATAAGGGCATTTGCAGAAGAGCTGGTAAAGATTCAGGCAATAAGAGCTTCGAATCAGGGATTTGTGTATTCCAAAGATACAGTCTGGCAGGAGGAATTCGAAGAGGAGTTTCCTTTTGTGGAAACCGAGGATCAGAAACGGGCAATAGAAGATGTAAAAAATGATATGGAATCAGATAAGATAATGGACAGGGTTATATGCGGGGATGTAGGCTACGGAAAGACAGAAGTGGCTATGAGAGCTGCTTTTAAGGCAATCGTAGACGGTAAACAGGTAGCCCTGCTTACACCTACTACTATTCTTGCCGAACAGCATTATGAAAGATTTAAACAAAGATTTTCAAAATATCCCATGACAATAGAAAATTTATCAAGACTGAGTGATACAAAAAAAGTAAGAGAAATTCTGCATAAACTGGAAACGGGAGTTCTTGACATGGTTATAGGAACTCACAGAATACTTAGTGAAGATGTGAAATTCAAAAACCTTAACTTATTGATAATAGATGAAGAGCAGAAATTTGGGGTAAAATCTAAGGAAAAACTAAAGAAAAAAAGAGAAAAAATTGATATACTAACATTAACAGCTACACCTATTCCAAGAACACTGAATCTGACTTTACTCGGAATAAGGGATATTTCGGTAATAGAAACCCCGCCGGTAAACAGGGTTCCTATAGAAACAATAATAGAAGAGCAGGGTCTGGATATAAAAAGAGCGGTGCTAAAAGAGCTGGCAAGAGACGGACAGATTTTTTACATTTATAATAATGTAAAATTCATGGAAGATAAAATGAAAGAGCTGAAAAGCCAGCTTCCTGAATTCGTAAAAATAGATTATATACACGGTCAGCTTCCTCCGAAACTGATAAAGGAAAGAATAAAGAAGTTTGAAAACGGGGAATATGACATACTTATGGCTACTACAATCATAGAAAACGGTATAGATATCTCAAATGTAAATACTATTTTTATAGAAAATTTTGACAAGCTCGGGCTGTCTCAGGTATATCAGCTGCGCGGAAGAGTGGGAAGAAGCAACAGACAAAGTTACTGTTATCTTATAAAAAGTTTGATTTCTACGAAAAAAAGTAAAAAGAGAGAGGAAACTTTTGATAATATAGAAGACGCTACAGCAAGCGGAATGCAGCTGTCACTGGAAGATCTGAAGATAAGGGGTGCGGGTGAAATACTCGGTGAAAAACAGCACGGAACGATAGAAACCTTTGGATACGATCTTTATGTAAAAATGCTGAGAAAGGAGATAGAAATTCAAAAAGGAACTTATGTAGAAGCAGCACCTGATGTTAATATAGAGCTGAAAGACAAGGGATTCATTCCTGACAGCTATATAGAAGCGGATGAGAAGCTGAATATATATAAGAGGTTTATCATGCTTAACAATGAAAAGGATCTTGCCGGTCTTCTTGATGAAGTAAAGGACAGATTCGGAAAATTCCCTGAAGATTTTGAGCGTTTCGTGGATTATATGAGACTTAAGATATTTGCTCAAAATAATAACATAAAAAAACTCAGAGAAAAAGACAATATGATAGAAATAGAATTTTCAAAAAATATTTCACAAGAGCACATAAATGTGCTATTATTGGAAGATAGTAAATTAAACAGAAAAACATTAAAAATAAACAAAAATAAATTATTAAAAAAAATAACATAG
- a CDS encoding peptidylprolyl isomerase: protein MKKALAGLLILLGLVSCTGDSNRLTTGEVVFESKDKKVKVFKEEVDFVINQSMDPEMLDQVPKEQLDAQKKAIIKQLAFYKSIALSPEAAKLKATKDYKMALGLQEDTLLTGLFLKDKVKDIKVTDEETKKFYDDNKSAFTRQDNIADLQLIYLPYRSDDEKAQADRVLAEAKQNKDKFGDLAKQYSADKTSGANGGVTGPLPLDKLGADFAPIKDAAINGAVNEVAPNLVILGGDTAVIVKVNKKELKGEVVKYEDVQKNIAFQLKQKKIAEEQAKIEKEIVDKYDLNSIDQLKLEEKAADKDKK, encoded by the coding sequence ATGAAAAAAGCACTAGCAGGATTATTAATATTACTAGGATTGGTGTCTTGTACGGGGGATAGCAATAGACTGACTACAGGAGAAGTAGTTTTTGAATCAAAGGATAAAAAAGTAAAAGTATTTAAAGAAGAAGTGGATTTTGTTATAAATCAGAGCATGGATCCTGAAATGCTGGATCAGGTACCAAAGGAACAGCTTGATGCTCAGAAAAAAGCTATAATAAAACAGCTTGCTTTCTATAAATCTATAGCTTTATCACCTGAAGCTGCTAAGCTAAAAGCAACTAAGGATTACAAAATGGCACTCGGGTTACAGGAAGATACTTTACTGACTGGATTATTCCTGAAAGATAAAGTAAAAGACATAAAAGTAACTGACGAAGAAACTAAAAAATTCTATGATGATAATAAATCTGCATTTACAAGACAGGATAATATAGCTGACCTTCAGTTGATCTACTTGCCATACAGAAGTGACGACGAAAAAGCACAGGCAGACAGAGTTCTTGCAGAAGCTAAGCAAAACAAGGATAAATTCGGAGATCTTGCTAAGCAGTACTCAGCTGATAAGACATCAGGAGCAAACGGAGGAGTTACAGGACCGCTTCCACTGGATAAATTAGGAGCAGATTTTGCACCGATCAAGGATGCTGCTATAAACGGAGCAGTTAATGAAGTAGCACCGAATCTTGTAATATTAGGCGGAGATACTGCTGTTATCGTAAAAGTAAACAAAAAAGAATTAAAAGGTGAAGTAGTAAAATATGAGGATGTTCAAAAGAACATTGCATTCCAGCTAAAACAGAAGAAAATAGCAGAAGAACAGGCTAAAATAGAAAAAGAAATAGTGGATAAATATGATTTGAATTCTATAGATCAGTTAAAATTAGAAGAAAAAGCAGCAGATAAAGACAAAAAATAA